From Haloplasma contractile SSD-17B:
CATGATTCAAAGAAGTACTGATTTTAGAGTAAAACAATTTTTGAATAGACTATTTATTATAATCACCTTAATAATGATAAATAAGGAATGATCGATATGCAGAATCTAACTTGCAGAGATTAAAGGTTTACTTAAATTTATATTTTAATTTTAGCTATTAAATGTTAAAATAATTTATATGTTATTAATAGTAAAAAGAATTAATGGAATTGAATAATTTTTTTTGAGTTGAGTAGTGTACTACTAAGTGAATTTATTTAACTACACAAGATGATGTGGTATATGAGAGGTTGATTATATGTTACGTAAAATACACGGACAAATACACAAAGTATCAAAAGACTATAAGGTAATCAGTATACAAATTGTAAATCGGCTTGAATACTTTTATCTTCAACCACGATTTGTAAAGAAGTTTAGACAATATTTCTATCCAGGGGTTTTTGTGTCATTTGAATGTGAAGAGGAAAAACGCAAATATAGACGAAGAGTTGTCGCAAATGTTATTAACTTCGAAAAGATAATAGGAAACAGGTATCATCGTAAATTTTCCTATTTTGACCATGGTGCGGTACAGAAAGAAATTGTAGCAAAATTAAGCAAATATCGTTATCGTTTATTTATTGACTTAGAGGCGACAATGCAACGAACTAAGAAAGAAATAGATGAAATTGTTCAGGTAGGAGCGATCTTAACTGATGATGAAAATAAAGAGTATTTTCAGTATAACGAATATTTAAAACCTACAAAAATCAAAAAAATATCGAAACGAACGTTTAAATTTCTAGGGATCGATCAAGATTTAATTAAAAGTGGGATTTCTTATATGGATTTCTACAATACGTTTCATGAACTTATTAAAAAATATAAGCCAGCGATCATTGTATGGGGACAAAATGATCGCGGGTTTTTGAAAGATTCATACAGAATTAATGAAGTTGCACCTTTATTTGATTCTAATGATATTATCAATTTACAAGTGTTACATAAGGAGTATTTCAATATAAACTATGAATTAGGTTTATTTAATACTTATAAGATATATGGTAACGAGTCTAGTGAACAAAAGCATAATGCTTTTGTTGATGCATACATAACAAAGCGTGTGTTTAATGCGTTTTACGATATTGCCGTAAATGATGTAAAAATCAACTTTAAAGAACGTTTAATTGAATCAAATATAAGTTAACTGTCATTTTTTAGTGTTATTTTTAATATATTGCTAATAGAGCTTGAATGAAAGGATCTAAAAAAATGCGGGTAGCTATTTTTGATTCAGGAACAGGTGGGTTATCTATATTTTCAAGGTTTATTGAGACGTTTCCATGGGTAGATACAACTTATTTAGGTGATGCATTGAATTTTCCCTATGGAACGAAAGATACGAAGCAGTTACTTCGTATAATTGAGCGTATCATTGCGTTCTTTAAAAGTGAAAATTATGACTATGTATTAATTGCATGCAATACTGCTTCTATTATATATGAAAGGTATCTTAAAAACCGTTATGATCAATTTGTTTTTGATGTAATTCAATCAACTGCATTAGAGGCTTGTTCATTATCCTTTAATAATCGAATCGGAGTGATTGGAACAGAGTATACAATTAAATCTTGTATATATGAAGAAACTATTAAAAGAATAAATCCATGTTGTGATGTCCTGTCTCTTGAGTGTTCTGATTTAGTAGGAATGTGCGAACAAACGGATCAAAATGAACAGATTGATGCATACATAAAAAACAGGTTTTCTATATTTAAAAAAGAAGAAATCGATACCTTTATTCTTGGTTGTACCCACTATAATGTACTCTATCATAAACTTAATCAGTACTTTAATTATAGGGTAAATATTATCTCGTCTGGATATGCTCTAGTTAGTACGATGCGTTTTAATCACGATGAACAAAATAAAAAGGGACACTATCAAATTTATACAACCGGTGACAAGTGTGATTTTAAATCCAAAAAAGATGGGTTACATGCAAATTTAGAGCAAATTAAAGTAAACTTTTTAAATCTATAGTCATAAATAAAATGCATTCTAGTTTGAATGCATTTTTATTTTTATCCATTCATATATTGTAAGAGTAGAGAATTGAATGAAGGTGATTGAGATGGATAAGCAAACCGTTTTAAAAGTTTTTTGTGTAGCAGTTATACTACTTCTTATTGCTTTAATTATTGAAAAGCGACATCCTGTTACTACATTACCAATGGATTATAGAATTAACGATGAGACTAAAATAAGCTCTGACTTCCTAAATGACTCAAAGCAGGTTACTGTCTATGTTTCAGACTTTAATGATATTATTTTCCCACTGACAGTAGACGTAAATGGAGCTAAATCTGAGTTTAAAGACGATATTGAATTAACGTTCTCAATGTTAACAGAATATAGTAATTATTTACCAATGGGAGTTAAAACTCTTATACCGCCATCAACGCGTTTAATTGATTACTCCGTTACTGATGGCAACCTAACGTTAAATGTATCGAAAGAATTCCTATATTATAATCAAGCGCATTTAGATCATTTAATGGATATATTAACGTATTCATTTACAGAAATGCGAAATATTAATACTGTCACACTCTTATGTGAGGGCAAGGAAATTGAACTAGGTTTTATAGACACATTTAGTCTCTTGAATAGAAGAAACAGACTGTTGAATACAGTTTATAATGCAGAACAATTATCTGATTCACGTACCGTAACCGTTTATTACTACACAGCAGTACACGATGATTATTATTTAGTGCCTGTAAATGTGATCGTTGACAAAAATCAATTAAGTGATCACTTGCTAATTAAAGAGATTTTTACATCTTATTACATTAATATTCCCGTAACCTCATATATTAATGAAGAAAATATAATTACTGTTGAGGAACAGTTATCAAATTTGAAATCAGGTTATACTAATATAGAGGATGATTTTAGTTTGAAGCAATATTATTATAGTCTGCTTGCAAATAACCAGACTAATAATGATAATGAAGCAGCGGGTTACAATAAATATAGTGTGGAACTTCGCTAGCATTAGTAAAAAATAGCAAACTATGGTATAATATTTACTGAAATTTAAAACAAACAAAGGATGGTAATGATGAGACATGACGAAAGACTAAATGATCAAATAAGAAACGTAACATTTGAACTTGACTA
This genomic window contains:
- the murI gene encoding glutamate racemase; its protein translation is MRVAIFDSGTGGLSIFSRFIETFPWVDTTYLGDALNFPYGTKDTKQLLRIIERIIAFFKSENYDYVLIACNTASIIYERYLKNRYDQFVFDVIQSTALEACSLSFNNRIGVIGTEYTIKSCIYEETIKRINPCCDVLSLECSDLVGMCEQTDQNEQIDAYIKNRFSIFKKEEIDTFILGCTHYNVLYHKLNQYFNYRVNIISSGYALVSTMRFNHDEQNKKGHYQIYTTGDKCDFKSKKDGLHANLEQIKVNFLNL
- a CDS encoding exonuclease domain-containing protein, encoding MLRKIHGQIHKVSKDYKVISIQIVNRLEYFYLQPRFVKKFRQYFYPGVFVSFECEEEKRKYRRRVVANVINFEKIIGNRYHRKFSYFDHGAVQKEIVAKLSKYRYRLFIDLEATMQRTKKEIDEIVQVGAILTDDENKEYFQYNEYLKPTKIKKISKRTFKFLGIDQDLIKSGISYMDFYNTFHELIKKYKPAIIVWGQNDRGFLKDSYRINEVAPLFDSNDIINLQVLHKEYFNINYELGLFNTYKIYGNESSEQKHNAFVDAYITKRVFNAFYDIAVNDVKINFKERLIESNIS
- a CDS encoding GerMN domain-containing protein produces the protein MKVIEMDKQTVLKVFCVAVILLLIALIIEKRHPVTTLPMDYRINDETKISSDFLNDSKQVTVYVSDFNDIIFPLTVDVNGAKSEFKDDIELTFSMLTEYSNYLPMGVKTLIPPSTRLIDYSVTDGNLTLNVSKEFLYYNQAHLDHLMDILTYSFTEMRNINTVTLLCEGKEIELGFIDTFSLLNRRNRLLNTVYNAEQLSDSRTVTVYYYTAVHDDYYLVPVNVIVDKNQLSDHLLIKEIFTSYYINIPVTSYINEENIITVEEQLSNLKSGYTNIEDDFSLKQYYYSLLANNQTNNDNEAAGYNKYSVELR